The following are encoded together in the Arcticibacterium luteifluviistationis genome:
- the ruvC gene encoding crossover junction endodeoxyribonuclease RuvC, which produces MVKAEKIILGVDPGTNVMGYGVIEVKGNKLRIIQYGVFRLEKLGSHELKLKKIFERMTAVIEEYLPDEMAIEAPFYAKNVQSMLKLGRAQGVAMAAALAKDVSLVEYLPKVVKKSVTGNGNASKEQVAYMLENLFNQKLETQFLDATDALAVAVCHHMNAKTKALTGNSSGKKGWGAFISENKGRVSGG; this is translated from the coding sequence ATGGTTAAAGCAGAGAAAATAATTTTAGGCGTAGACCCAGGTACCAATGTAATGGGTTATGGAGTAATAGAGGTAAAAGGAAACAAACTTCGCATTATTCAGTATGGGGTGTTTCGTCTAGAAAAGTTAGGGTCTCATGAGCTGAAGTTAAAGAAAATTTTTGAGCGAATGACGGCTGTTATTGAAGAGTATTTGCCAGACGAAATGGCTATTGAGGCTCCTTTTTATGCAAAAAACGTACAGTCTATGCTTAAACTGGGACGTGCCCAGGGCGTGGCCATGGCGGCTGCATTAGCGAAAGATGTTAGTCTGGTGGAATACCTGCCTAAAGTTGTCAAAAAGAGCGTTACTGGAAATGGAAATGCTAGCAAAGAGCAGGTAGCCTACATGTTAGAAAACTTATTTAATCAAAAGCTAGAAACTCAATTCTTAGACGCAACCGATGCTTTAGCCGTGGCGGTATGCCATCACATGAATGCTAAAACTAAAGCATTAACAGGTAACTCCTCCGGTAAAAAGGGTTGGGGAGCTTTTATAAGCGAAAATAAAGGAAGAGTAAGCGGAGGTTAA
- the rpe gene encoding ribulose-phosphate 3-epimerase, giving the protein MPIIAPSLLASDFANLQRDIEMVNASEADWFHIDVMDGVFVPNISFGMPVIQAIKKHAKKTMDVHLMIVQPERYIETFAKIGADIITVHHEACTHLHRTLAQIKEAGCKAGVVLNPATPVSVLEDVLVDCDMVLLMSVNPGYGGQKFIYKTIHKVKKLKAMIKEQGLDTMIEIDGGVNLETGQLLVDAGADALVAGSFVFGNEDPLATIAKLKKL; this is encoded by the coding sequence ATGCCTATCATAGCACCTTCTTTATTAGCATCAGATTTTGCAAACCTTCAACGCGACATTGAAATGGTCAATGCGTCTGAGGCAGATTGGTTTCACATTGATGTAATGGATGGTGTTTTTGTGCCAAATATTTCTTTTGGTATGCCCGTAATTCAAGCCATAAAAAAGCATGCAAAAAAGACGATGGACGTCCATTTGATGATTGTGCAGCCGGAGCGATACATTGAGACTTTTGCTAAAATAGGAGCTGATATCATAACAGTACATCATGAAGCATGTACACACCTTCACAGAACTTTGGCTCAAATAAAAGAGGCAGGCTGCAAAGCAGGCGTTGTTTTAAATCCTGCTACGCCGGTTTCAGTTTTGGAAGATGTATTGGTAGACTGCGACATGGTATTATTGATGTCGGTTAACCCAGGTTATGGCGGACAGAAGTTTATTTATAAGACCATTCACAAAGTCAAAAAGCTTAAAGCTATGATTAAAGAGCAAGGTTTAGACACCATGATAGAAATAGATGGTGGTGTTAATCTTGAGACAGGACAGTTGCTTGTTGACGCAGGAGCAGACGCTTTAGTGGCTGGCAGTTTTGTTTTTGGAAATGAAGATCCTTTAGCCACCATAGCAAAACTTAAGAAGCTTTAA
- a CDS encoding glycosyltransferase — protein sequence MSTIATILVFTYGIFCLLLLAIWLTWKNYYPTGFSKTNHKISLIIPVRNESKNIIRLLTDLQNQTLAQSDFEVIVANDDSTDNTAELVAHFQNQNSLDLKLINLPPKAVNTSPKKRAITHCIKKATGSVIVCTDGDCTVSAKWLSTIKSYFEENEVVFLSAPVFFLDSTSSNTVQRLWTKIQQIEFASLIVSGAVSIKMNFPNMCSGANIAYIKEAFFEVNGFEGNEDLASGDDEFLMHKITKAFPKKVHYLKSKDAIVKTEALHDLQSFYNQRKRWAGKWSKYTLLSPKVMAIFIFSANAAFVYALLSFDVQNIGFKMLPEFLFLGSLFFFFKKPSLLLYIPIVQIIYPFYVLLFGLVSLNKKSYTWKDRKLS from the coding sequence TTGAGTACAATAGCCACTATTTTGGTTTTCACTTATGGCATATTTTGCCTGTTGCTTCTTGCTATTTGGCTCACTTGGAAAAACTATTACCCCACAGGATTCAGTAAGACTAATCATAAAATCAGCTTGATTATTCCAGTAAGAAACGAGTCCAAAAATATCATCAGACTCTTAACAGACTTACAGAATCAAACCTTAGCACAGAGTGATTTTGAAGTAATAGTAGCAAACGACGACAGCACAGATAATACAGCTGAATTAGTAGCACACTTTCAAAACCAAAACTCACTAGATTTAAAACTGATTAATTTGCCGCCAAAAGCGGTCAATACCTCTCCTAAAAAAAGAGCTATAACGCATTGTATAAAAAAAGCTACGGGCTCTGTAATAGTCTGTACAGATGGCGACTGTACGGTTTCCGCTAAATGGTTAAGCACAATAAAGTCGTATTTTGAAGAGAATGAAGTAGTTTTCTTGAGTGCTCCTGTCTTTTTCTTAGATAGTACTTCCAGTAATACCGTACAAAGGCTTTGGACCAAAATCCAACAAATAGAGTTTGCTAGCTTGATAGTATCTGGAGCCGTGTCTATAAAAATGAATTTCCCTAACATGTGTAGCGGGGCAAATATTGCTTACATCAAGGAGGCCTTTTTTGAGGTTAATGGATTTGAAGGTAATGAAGATTTAGCCAGTGGAGACGATGAGTTTTTGATGCATAAAATCACCAAGGCTTTTCCAAAAAAAGTGCATTATTTAAAGTCAAAAGATGCCATTGTCAAAACTGAAGCCTTACATGACCTTCAAAGTTTTTATAACCAAAGAAAACGCTGGGCAGGAAAATGGAGTAAATACACGCTTTTAAGCCCAAAGGTTATGGCCATCTTTATTTTTAGTGCAAATGCCGCTTTTGTTTACGCGTTACTAAGTTTTGACGTTCAAAACATTGGCTTCAAAATGTTGCCAGAGTTCCTTTTTCTTGGAAGCCTGTTTTTCTTTTTCAAGAAACCATCCTTACTGCTTTACATCCCAATTGTTCAAATCATTTATCCATTCTATGTTTTACTCTTTGGTTTGGTATCGCTTAATAAAAAATCTTACACTTGGAAAGATAGAAAACTTAGCTAA
- the ligA gene encoding NAD-dependent DNA ligase LigA produces the protein MESLEKINALTDKLNHYNLKYYQEAISEISDQEFDLLLKELEKLEQAYPEYVRADSPTHRVGGTITKEFATVKHKYPMLSLSNTYNEQELIEWDERIKKTLGEAPYEYICEIKFDGISLSITYENGVMKQALTRGDGTQGDDITTNVKTLKTLPLQVGDFQNKETFEIRGEGFMPNLEFARINEELVADGKNPLANPRNSAAGTFKMQDSAVVASRNLDCYIYQFLSDNDSFKTHEESLISLKKAGFNISASWQKVSNIQEAISYIKEWSDKRHGLACATDGIVIKINSYAQRDDLGFTAKSPRWAIAYKYKAESKSTLLKGVTYQVGRTGAVTPVAELEPVELSMTTVRRATLHNADEIERLGICIGDYVFVEKAGEIIPKITGVDASKPNADLFKPKVEFIKNCPACGTELIRNEGEAAFYCTNEKACPPQVKGRIEHFIQRKALDIDSLGEGKIEILIENGLLKDASDLYTFSHDQILGLEKVHTDELTGKSRRVSFKEKTVQNILNGVEASKKQPFSKVLFGLGIRFVGQTTAEKLVDYFKTIEALEAATLEQLLTVPDVGEKVAVSIKDYFSDEENKAFIQKLKDAGLQFEAENVVSEMESQALEGMILLYTGTFKNYSRAEIEQKIEANGGKLVSGVSKKLTYLIVGESAGPSKLAKAEKLGVPMISEAEFQAFFEK, from the coding sequence ATGGAGTCTTTAGAAAAAATTAACGCCCTTACCGATAAGCTTAACCATTACAACCTCAAATATTATCAAGAGGCAATTTCTGAAATTTCTGATCAGGAGTTTGACTTATTACTAAAAGAGCTTGAAAAATTAGAGCAGGCTTATCCTGAATATGTAAGAGCTGATTCTCCTACGCACCGAGTAGGAGGAACTATTACCAAAGAATTTGCGACAGTAAAGCATAAGTATCCCATGCTTTCACTTTCAAATACCTACAATGAGCAAGAGCTTATAGAGTGGGATGAAAGAATAAAGAAAACCTTGGGAGAGGCTCCATATGAATACATTTGCGAAATAAAGTTTGATGGAATATCGCTTTCTATAACTTATGAAAACGGTGTAATGAAACAGGCTCTTACACGAGGCGATGGCACGCAGGGAGATGATATTACCACCAACGTAAAAACTTTAAAAACCTTACCACTTCAAGTTGGTGATTTTCAAAACAAAGAAACTTTTGAGATTAGAGGAGAGGGCTTTATGCCCAATCTAGAGTTTGCTAGAATTAATGAAGAGTTAGTAGCCGATGGTAAAAATCCATTGGCTAATCCGCGAAATTCGGCTGCAGGAACCTTTAAGATGCAAGACTCTGCGGTGGTGGCATCGAGAAATTTGGATTGTTATATATATCAGTTTCTTAGTGATAATGATAGTTTTAAAACACACGAAGAAAGTCTTATTTCTCTAAAGAAAGCTGGTTTTAACATCTCCGCATCTTGGCAGAAAGTTTCAAACATTCAAGAAGCTATTTCCTATATAAAAGAGTGGTCTGATAAAAGGCACGGTTTGGCTTGTGCTACGGATGGTATTGTTATTAAAATTAATTCTTATGCTCAACGAGATGATTTAGGCTTTACAGCCAAAAGCCCAAGATGGGCCATAGCGTATAAGTATAAAGCAGAATCAAAATCAACACTATTAAAGGGGGTTACCTATCAAGTAGGGAGAACTGGAGCTGTTACACCCGTAGCAGAATTAGAACCTGTGGAACTGTCAATGACCACTGTTAGGAGGGCCACACTTCACAATGCCGATGAGATAGAGCGTTTAGGAATATGTATTGGCGACTATGTTTTTGTAGAAAAAGCGGGGGAAATAATTCCTAAAATAACAGGAGTGGATGCTTCAAAGCCTAATGCGGATTTGTTTAAACCTAAGGTAGAGTTTATCAAGAATTGCCCAGCTTGTGGAACAGAACTCATAAGAAATGAAGGAGAAGCGGCCTTTTACTGTACCAATGAGAAAGCCTGCCCGCCACAGGTTAAAGGACGTATAGAGCATTTTATTCAGAGGAAAGCTTTAGATATAGACAGTTTAGGCGAAGGTAAAATTGAAATTTTAATAGAAAATGGTCTTTTAAAAGATGCATCGGACTTGTATACGTTTAGTCATGACCAAATTTTGGGCTTAGAAAAAGTTCATACGGATGAACTGACTGGTAAATCAAGAAGGGTATCTTTCAAAGAAAAGACCGTTCAGAATATTTTAAATGGGGTGGAGGCTTCAAAGAAGCAGCCATTCTCAAAAGTACTTTTTGGCCTAGGGATAAGATTTGTAGGTCAAACTACTGCAGAAAAACTGGTAGACTATTTTAAAACCATTGAGGCATTAGAAGCCGCCACATTAGAGCAACTTCTAACCGTGCCTGATGTAGGTGAAAAAGTAGCGGTGAGTATAAAAGATTATTTCTCTGACGAAGAGAATAAAGCTTTTATTCAGAAGCTTAAAGATGCTGGGTTACAGTTTGAAGCTGAAAATGTAGTTTCAGAAATGGAAAGTCAGGCTTTAGAAGGCATGATTTTACTTTATACAGGAACATTTAAAAACTACTCAAGGGCTGAGATAGAACAAAAAATTGAAGCCAATGGGGGGAAATTAGTTAGTGGTGTTTCAAAGAAGTTGACCTACTTAATAGTAGGTGAATCCGCGGGGCCATCTAAATTGGCAAAGGCAGAGAAATTAGGAGTTCCTATGATTTCAGAAGCGGAGTTTCAAGCTTTTTTTGAAAAATAG
- a CDS encoding LytTR family DNA-binding domain-containing protein, protein MKTSTLTSTSIIFDYGKKTVPFESITHFKSEFGNYTKVFLKEKKNFLTAFTLKHYSEKLTDTTGFIIPRKGVLVNKRHVKSVLNQEQEVYVVLSSGEKFRVSRRRREQILRSFI, encoded by the coding sequence ATGAAAACTTCAACATTAACCAGTACCTCAATTATTTTTGACTACGGTAAAAAAACTGTTCCTTTTGAGAGTATTACGCATTTCAAAAGTGAGTTTGGAAACTATACTAAGGTGTTTTTAAAAGAGAAGAAAAACTTTCTAACTGCTTTTACTTTAAAGCACTATTCAGAGAAGTTAACTGATACCACCGGTTTCATTATCCCAAGAAAAGGGGTTCTGGTAAATAAAAGACATGTGAAGTCTGTACTTAATCAAGAGCAAGAAGTATATGTAGTTTTAAGTTCCGGAGAAAAGTTTAGAGTAAGCCGAAGAAGACGCGAGCAAATCTTACGCTCCTTTATATAA
- a CDS encoding polysaccharide deacetylase family protein encodes MLYRTPKLLQALYPTLTWQRDTSKKELYLTFDDGPIPNVTEFVLETLEKYNAKATFFCIGDNIRKHPEIFQKVVANGHAIGNHTMHHLKGWQTETSTYIENTSQCQEQIEMYSLPSEKKLFRPPYGRIKRQQIGELSNDYEIVMWTTLSQDYRADLSPETILKNTIKVTKPGSIILLHDSLKAEKNMRYVLPRLLETFSDYEFKAL; translated from the coding sequence ATGCTTTACCGAACGCCAAAATTACTTCAAGCTCTATACCCAACATTGACGTGGCAACGTGACACTTCAAAAAAAGAGCTGTATCTCACTTTTGATGATGGCCCAATTCCAAACGTAACGGAGTTTGTTTTAGAAACATTAGAAAAGTACAATGCAAAAGCTACTTTCTTTTGCATTGGTGATAACATCAGAAAACACCCTGAAATATTTCAAAAGGTTGTAGCCAATGGTCATGCTATTGGAAACCATACCATGCATCACCTAAAAGGTTGGCAAACGGAAACGAGCACTTACATAGAAAACACATCTCAATGCCAAGAGCAAATAGAAATGTATAGCTTGCCAAGCGAGAAGAAGCTCTTTCGTCCTCCTTATGGAAGAATAAAACGACAACAAATAGGCGAATTAAGTAATGATTATGAGATAGTAATGTGGACTACTTTAAGTCAAGATTATAGAGCCGATTTATCTCCAGAGACTATTCTCAAAAACACTATAAAAGTGACCAAACCGGGTTCTATCATCCTGCTTCACGATAGCTTAAAGGCCGAAAAAAACATGCGATATGTACTTCCAAGGTTACTAGAAACCTTTTCCGATTATGAGTTCAAAGCTCTTTAG
- a CDS encoding M12 family metallo-peptidase: protein MNRFYKSLLVVFFIFFLSQASFGQTKSQEPGGFKFNLDVNSISNQLAGAPVLLTDGDGRSQAIKNGINVQIPLPSGKYLTFYLLEASVFSKELAKEHTYIKTYKAFEANGESVGRITIFKSEIDGFFVTDYGNVIIKPKTSSEGNYESFFEQSDGVMENCEIEGIEHIKKSFRESFGISGFSNGSILKTYRIAIVTTAEFFTNNGSTQPSAMAELTSTVGALSTLYETEVGISFTLVAAKIYEDAASDPFDPSGQNRLDETQDAFTALAGTEPANFGTQTYDIGHTLHYSGGGGGIANLGNVCSSTHFKSRGWSGVSSTYRGTFFHEVAHQFNAGHTFNSIQNGCNGNIMTGSAFEPGSGSTIMSYFGSCSPDNLSGGNGFSRSYFHTNSLESIISFSSNIATCYTSSASGNTAPSVNANPSGNPIVIPKGTPFTLTGSGSDTEALTYTWEQYDLGDLRGAADDVAATTDSPIFRSLSPTENGFVRTFPRLSVILKGSSPSNDEALPTVARAINMRLTARDNNLTSGGTTSADVAITVADSGPFSLSTGNVPTLWFEGESKTITWDVNNTDQSPVNCSTVNLLISYDGGATFASLVANTPNDGSENIIVPNTVSSEVRIKIGAVNNIFFDINDVNISITDGSCMAAISSITPDTATEGVVGSTNLSLAAIGEAFTSFSGTLDSTDSSSNLVFKDTGGGCGGPSNENYFDVYNFYVAQAGDYEFTYTGDAGFVMNLYSNEFDASSVCSNWLGSSAEMNPADGYIYMSDKVSVNLPIGVYQIVMSNFGNYYSNYPTLPASYTINITQGTVYPPLPALESPYDYTYLATNTSSGLIEAIDSNSDFRTLSLGNYRVYGLSFGGGADLSSYVDNAFSTLESDISNDIFCGKLSSNFKDLEVTGCPGFPNPPVVADTTIDYGEMGTLTATGCSGIVSWFNVETGGTSISTGNSFTSPALTESKTYYASCTETCESTTRANATINLNPSSYCDASGLNCGYDDAITYVSLNLLSNELFNHSSGCSSGGFTLIDISEISLERGQTYILSVSKGTTYSDALSVWVDFNGNGVFESFEMIWEEAENYIETQSKEFTVPELANLGEVRMRIRLEDNPNKLTACHSETTNPYGEVEDYIFSIVAPLNPCESNVTLTSPSNDFSSETAAIQASDSISGINHISGGNITYDAGKSIVLLPGFVVNPSAENDAVFLAKIGGCE from the coding sequence ATGAACCGATTCTATAAGAGTTTATTAGTAGTTTTTTTTATATTTTTTCTTTCCCAAGCTTCATTTGGGCAAACTAAGTCTCAAGAACCTGGAGGCTTTAAGTTTAATTTAGATGTAAATAGCATTAGCAATCAATTAGCAGGTGCTCCCGTTTTACTTACAGATGGTGATGGCAGAAGTCAGGCCATTAAAAATGGGATTAATGTTCAAATCCCCTTGCCCAGTGGTAAGTATCTTACTTTTTACCTTTTAGAAGCATCAGTTTTTTCAAAGGAACTGGCTAAAGAACATACTTATATTAAGACTTATAAGGCCTTTGAAGCGAACGGGGAAAGTGTAGGACGTATAACTATTTTTAAGTCAGAAATTGATGGTTTTTTTGTTACCGATTATGGGAATGTAATTATTAAGCCTAAAACATCAAGTGAAGGTAATTATGAGTCATTTTTTGAACAGAGTGACGGTGTGATGGAAAACTGTGAAATTGAAGGAATAGAGCATATAAAAAAAAGTTTTAGGGAATCTTTTGGCATAAGTGGTTTTAGTAATGGGAGTATCCTGAAAACATATAGGATTGCCATTGTCACTACGGCGGAGTTTTTTACAAATAATGGTTCTACGCAGCCTTCTGCCATGGCAGAATTGACAAGTACCGTTGGTGCCTTATCTACTTTGTACGAAACCGAGGTTGGCATAAGTTTCACTTTGGTTGCCGCAAAAATCTATGAAGATGCCGCATCAGATCCATTTGACCCATCAGGTCAAAATAGGCTTGATGAAACTCAAGATGCTTTTACAGCCCTTGCTGGTACAGAGCCAGCAAATTTTGGAACTCAAACGTATGATATAGGACACACGCTTCATTATTCTGGAGGAGGTGGCGGAATAGCTAATCTTGGGAATGTTTGTTCGTCAACTCATTTTAAGTCAAGAGGATGGAGTGGCGTGTCTTCTACATATCGAGGTACATTTTTTCACGAGGTGGCTCATCAGTTTAATGCAGGTCATACGTTTAATAGCATTCAGAATGGCTGTAATGGTAATATAATGACAGGCTCAGCTTTCGAGCCAGGAAGTGGCTCTACCATCATGTCATATTTTGGCAGTTGTTCGCCTGATAATCTCTCTGGCGGAAACGGTTTTTCGAGGTCTTACTTTCATACCAATAGTCTTGAATCTATAATTAGTTTTAGCAGTAATATAGCTACTTGTTATACATCTTCTGCATCAGGGAATACAGCCCCATCTGTAAATGCAAATCCATCAGGTAATCCAATAGTCATACCCAAAGGAACACCTTTTACACTTACTGGTTCGGGGTCAGATACTGAGGCTTTAACATATACTTGGGAGCAGTATGACTTAGGAGATTTACGAGGGGCTGCGGATGATGTGGCAGCTACTACAGATTCTCCTATTTTTAGGAGTTTATCACCAACAGAAAACGGCTTTGTAAGGACATTTCCTAGGCTCAGTGTTATTTTGAAAGGTAGCTCTCCGTCAAATGACGAAGCTCTTCCGACTGTGGCAAGAGCTATAAATATGCGGCTAACAGCAAGAGATAATAATTTAACTTCAGGCGGAACTACTTCTGCTGATGTGGCCATTACGGTAGCAGATTCTGGTCCATTTAGTTTAAGTACAGGGAATGTGCCAACACTGTGGTTTGAAGGCGAATCAAAAACTATTACTTGGGATGTAAACAATACAGACCAATCGCCTGTAAACTGTTCTACAGTTAATTTGCTTATTTCTTATGATGGAGGTGCTACGTTTGCCAGTTTAGTTGCTAATACGCCAAACGATGGCTCTGAAAATATTATAGTCCCTAACACTGTTTCTTCCGAAGTTAGGATTAAAATAGGAGCAGTTAATAATATCTTTTTTGATATCAACGATGTTAACATAAGCATTACAGACGGTTCTTGCATGGCTGCAATAAGTAGCATAACGCCAGATACGGCTACTGAAGGTGTGGTAGGTTCTACAAATCTCAGTTTGGCTGCTATTGGCGAGGCATTTACCTCTTTTTCTGGTACTTTGGATAGCACGGACTCTTCATCAAATTTAGTTTTTAAAGACACGGGCGGAGGTTGTGGAGGGCCATCTAACGAAAATTACTTTGATGTTTATAATTTTTATGTAGCACAAGCAGGAGATTATGAATTTACCTATACGGGAGACGCTGGATTTGTAATGAATTTATATAGTAATGAGTTTGATGCTTCTAGTGTTTGCTCTAATTGGTTAGGATCCTCGGCAGAAATGAATCCCGCCGACGGCTACATTTATATGTCGGATAAGGTTTCTGTCAATTTACCTATTGGCGTCTATCAGATTGTTATGTCAAATTTTGGTAATTATTATAGTAACTATCCTACCTTACCAGCAAGCTACACCATAAATATTACTCAGGGAACGGTTTATCCACCGTTGCCAGCTTTAGAATCTCCATATGACTATACGTATTTGGCTACTAATACCTCTTCAGGGCTGATAGAAGCTATTGATTCTAATTCAGATTTTAGAACTTTATCTCTAGGGAATTATAGAGTTTATGGACTTTCTTTTGGTGGCGGAGCAGATTTGTCAAGTTATGTAGATAATGCTTTTAGCACTTTGGAAAGTGATATTAGTAATGATATTTTTTGTGGTAAGTTGAGTTCAAATTTTAAAGATTTAGAAGTAACGGGATGTCCAGGTTTTCCTAATCCGCCTGTGGTGGCAGATACTACTATTGACTATGGAGAAATGGGTACATTGACGGCTACTGGCTGCTCGGGTATAGTTAGTTGGTTTAATGTAGAAACAGGTGGAACGTCAATATCGACAGGCAATAGCTTTACAAGCCCAGCCTTAACGGAATCAAAAACTTACTATGCTAGTTGCACTGAAACGTGTGAGAGTACCACCAGAGCTAATGCTACTATCAATCTTAATCCTTCTTCATATTGTGATGCTTCGGGTTTAAACTGTGGATATGATGATGCTATCACTTATGTGAGTTTAAATTTACTGTCAAATGAATTATTCAACCACTCATCTGGGTGTAGCTCAGGAGGTTTCACTTTAATTGACATTTCTGAAATAAGTTTAGAAAGAGGGCAAACTTATATTTTGTCTGTATCTAAAGGAACTACATATTCCGATGCATTATCTGTGTGGGTTGATTTTAATGGAAATGGTGTATTTGAGTCTTTTGAAATGATTTGGGAAGAGGCCGAAAATTATATAGAAACGCAATCAAAAGAGTTTACAGTGCCAGAATTGGCTAATTTAGGTGAAGTGAGAATGCGAATACGATTAGAAGATAATCCAAATAAATTAACTGCCTGTCACAGTGAAACAACAAATCCATATGGTGAAGTAGAGGATTATATCTTTAGTATAGTAGCACCTTTAAACCCATGTGAGTCAAATGTTACTTTAACTAGTCCTAGTAATGATTTTTCTTCAGAAACCGCGGCTATTCAAGCATCAGATAGCATTTCAGGAATTAATCACATCTCAGGTGGTAATATTACTTATGATGCAGGCAAATCTATTGTTCTTTTACCTGGTTTTGTGGTAAATCCAAGTGCCGAAAATGATGCCGTTTTCTTGGCGAAAATTGGCGGTTGTGAATAG
- a CDS encoding LytTR family transcriptional regulator DNA-binding domain-containing protein — MKTFTTQSGVPCILLNHGKRVILAPRIKYIEGDGNYSNIKVEGGESLISSFTLRLFSDGLSTNTNFFSPRKGLLLNLNFLEEIQLKSGTLYARLRTGEVLPLSRRKGKSLIEYISDNKLKIQIREVA; from the coding sequence ATGAAAACATTTACAACACAATCTGGAGTTCCTTGTATTTTACTTAATCACGGAAAACGCGTGATTCTGGCACCAAGAATTAAATACATAGAAGGTGATGGAAACTACAGTAACATAAAGGTAGAAGGAGGAGAGAGTCTTATTTCTTCATTTACGCTAAGGTTGTTTTCTGATGGACTAAGTACGAATACAAACTTTTTTTCACCAAGAAAGGGTCTGCTGTTAAACCTTAATTTTCTGGAAGAGATTCAGTTAAAGTCTGGGACGCTTTATGCTAGACTTAGAACAGGAGAAGTGCTTCCATTATCTAGGCGGAAGGGAAAGTCATTAATAGAATACATAAGTGATAATAAGCTAAAAATTCAGATCAGAGAAGTAGCATAA